In the genome of Nomascus leucogenys isolate Asia chromosome 12, Asia_NLE_v1, whole genome shotgun sequence, the window CCTGGGTCCAGGCTCTGTGCTTTTGTGTGACCCTGATGGGGCTGTGGTAAGAACTGTGTCACCTCCCAGCCACTGCCCACTCCTGTGGCCTTGGCCGTGGGATTTCCATGGGAACTACATGGTCCGCTTTGTGCCTGGAGAATGTTCTCTTCACAGTTTTCCTCTCTACAACAAGAATAACaatgacattaaaaaatttttatttttcttcactgtttaaaatttttttttaaagaaaaggctgTTTCGAAATATCTTCTTACTTCATATTTGCAAAAGCACTGTTTATTAACTGTGTTTTAggtatgaggaaactgaggtcagtCACCTCTGACCTCAAAGCTTTCCCCTAGACTGTTCGAATAATTTGCAGACTTTTTGGAGTGGAGATTAGTCTCACCGCTCCCTACTTCACACCCCATGTTTCAGCCATATTAAGCAGCTTGTAGTTCTACAGCTGGACTacgctgtatttttttttctctaggccTTTGGATATGCTGTTTTTCCTGCCTTGGATTCTCTTCCTACCGATAAATCATGTTTTATCTCTCAGAATAAGCTAAGATGTCACCTGGACTGGAAGGTCTTCTGTGACTAAGACATGAGACAACCCCTCTTGCCTTCTTCTCCCAGGCAACTGCCCTGCTTGCTGTCTGGcctttccattctccattcttaCCTCAGagtctttcttttgttctcttgaGTTTGCCTTTCTTCTACCATTTATTCTCAATACAATTTTCTGTTGACTTGTCAGCAATTCCCTCTAGAGGCAAGCTCTTGCTGGGGAAGTTTAATGTCTTTGATTACTCAGTGCTTAGGGCAGGACCCAGCACAAGGACAGGTCTTGTGGCGGGAGGCATGCTTTAAGCCTGTGCTGGCTGTCGGTTCGGATGGGCTGAGTGGATATGATGCCGATGGGCTGAGTGGATGTGACACTGGTGGGCTGAGTGGATATGACACTGGCTGTCTCAGGCCTTACCACCCAGGCAGCAAGGCTCTGCCACAGCGGTGGAATGAGTGTGGGACTGGCGATAGGAGAGGCTAGGTTTTTTGTCAGACCAGGAAAGAGAGTAAAACTCTGCGTATTCTCTAGATGAGGCTAAAACTTACTCCGAGGAAAGGACCTGTTCTTCGTCTCCATCTCTGCCCAGAAGCTGCAAGGAAATCAAAGATGAATGTCCTAGTGCATTTGGTGAGTGATGAGACATCAAACAGAGCTCAGTCAGGGCATCAGGACTGTGTCTTCTGGGagtctttttgtcttttagttaaaaaattatggtaaagTATATGTACATTATAATCTACATAGGATTTGTCATTTTAAGCAAtattaagtgtgcaattcagtgacattaattACCTtcaaggttgtgcaaccatcacagctatccatatgcagaactTTTTCAGtgccccaaacagaaactctgtacttAATAACATGGAGGgcccgggtgcgatggctcaggcctgtaatcccagcactttaggaggctgagatgggtggatcagttgaggccaggagtttgaaaccagcttggccaacatggtgagtccctgtctctactaaaatacaaaaatcaatcggGTGTGGAGTGCAcgtttgtaattccagctacttgggaggctgaggtgggaggatcgcttgaactcgggaggcagaggttgcagtgggccaagatagtgccacttcactccagcctgggcaacagagtgagactccatctcaaaaacaaaaacaaaaacaaaacaaaacaaaaaataacatggaGTTATTAAGCAATAACTCTCTTCCCTCAGTCTCTGGTAGCtgcattttactttctgtctccatggatttgcctAGTGTAGTTACCTCATATAATTGGAGTCACATGGTATTTgtcctttggtgtctggcttatttcacttagcacagtgttttgAGGGTTTGTCCATGTTGCAGCGTgggtatttcattcctttttatccaCTGCagatacatatatgcacacacaccatgTTTTGTTTAATCATTCACCTGTTGGTGAATATTCGAATTGTTTCTTCTGTTTGGCTCTTGTGACTAATGCTGCAACGAACAGTGGTGTAAAAGCATCAGCTTGAGGCCCTGTTTTCAATGCTTTTGGGGATAGACCTgcagtagaatttctgggtcatacaATAATTCCATGTTTAACTTTATGAAAAATGTCACTGGGATTTTATACAATTCTATGTTCTGTCTCAGTTACAGGAGCATGATCTTCTGAACTCAGGGAGGCCCCAGCACCCCTGGGAACACTTAGTGATGTGACTCAGGACAGGAGCCTTTAGGTCGTGTCTCTGGTTCCTAGGGCTTTCTTGTCACGGGGCTGAGATTAACCCTCAGCTGTCAGACAGGGAGGCTCTGGGCTGGTTCTCTCTACAGATGGCTTGTATTTTCTCCGTACTGAGAATGGTGTTATCTACCAGACCTTCTGTGACATGACCTCGGGGGGTGGCGGCTGGACCCTGGTGGCCAGCGTGCACGAGAATGACATGCGTGGGAAGTGCACGGTGGGCGATCGCTGGTCCAGTCAGCAGGGCAGCAAAGCAGACTACCCAGAGGGGGACGGCAACTGGGCCAACTACAACACCTTTGGATCTGCAGAGGCGGCCACGAGCGATGACTACAAGGTTGGTGCCACTTCTTACCCACTCGGGTGAGGGTGAGGAGTGGAGTGTGGCTGGCCACAAGCCTGCAGGAGGGATAGCTGGAAGGTAGGGATGTGTGATGGgctggagaagaggagagaaatacctacatctttttttttttcttgagacggagtctcactctgttgcccaggttggagtgcagtggtgtcatcttggctcatagcaacctttgcctcctgggttcaagtgatcctctgcctcaaaagtagctgggacgacaagTGCCCActaccatactcggctaatttttgtacttttagtagagacggggtttcaccgtgttggccaggctcgtctcaaactcctgaactcaagtgacctgcccgccttggtctcccaaagtgctgggattataggcatgagccaccacgcccagccaatttacACTTTGAATCACAACTTCCTCCTCACAAGGCTGTTGGGGCCCTGGGTGTGGTGGGATCATCGGCTGGGAGTGGGGTGTCTGAGTATGCTTGGCCATCTGCTCACCTGCAGTCCAGAGCTCTCAGTCCAGCTGAGGTTGCATGTGTGGaccttctgcctcctgggacCTCCTGGCCCAGTCAGGCTCAGTGTCTGTTGCTTTCCAGAACCCCGGCTACTACGACATCCAGGCCAAGGACCTGGGCATCTGGCATGTGCCCAATAAGTCCCCCATGCAGCATTGGAGAAACAGTTCCCTGCTGAGGTACCGCACCAACACTGGCTTCCTCCAGAGACTGGGACATAATCTGTTTGGCATCTACCAGGTACAAAGGGCTGCTGGCTGGGACTGGTTTTCATGGGTGTACAGAGAAGCAAGTGTTAGAGGTTGGGCAGGAGTCATTTTTTAATGGGCCTGTCTCCCATGTTCTTCTCACCCAGATTTGCTGATGGCTTCTGTTGCTTCTCTTAGGAATTCTAAGCCAGGCAAGAGAAAAGGCCTATTGGAGCAGACAGCTGGGGCAGGAAGAGTGTAGATGGgtcagggagaaggagagagagagagaatgaagtggTCTAGGCTGCCGCACAAGCACAGCTCCCCCCTAACTGGCAGCAGTGTCATGGAAAGATTCTTATTTTGACTGATTTTGAAGTAATCTCAGTTACTGAGAAAGCACTGTTTCCCCTCTATGAATGGCAGCATCCCAGGAGATGCTGGTAATGGCAAAGCTATTGTCTTTACTCCATGACTTTTTCTATGTTCTTTGTAGAAATATCCAGTGAAATATGGAGAAGGAAAGTGTTGGACTGACAACGGCCCGGCGATCCCTGTGGTCTATGATTTTGGCGATGCCCAGAAAACAGCATCTTATTACTCACCCTATGGCCAGCGTGAGTCTTTAATGATCCTCTGAAGTCTTAGTAGGAAAGGGAATACATTCAACTATGCTAGGTAACAGTTATGCATCCGACTGAAGCCTGGTTCTCTTCTTTAATGTTCCCTGTATTGCCTCACTTGATTTGCATGGCTGCCTTTGAGATCTGAACtattattaacctcattttagGAAACTGAAGCACTGAGAGGTTTAGAAACTAATGAAGATCACAAGGCATATGTGGAAGAATCAGTAATTGGGGTGAGGAAATTTGgctccagactttttttttttgagatggagttttactcttgttgcccaggctggagtgcaatggcgcagtctcagctcactgcaacctgtgccttccaggttcaaatgattatcctgtctcagcctacaaagtagctgggattacaagtgcccaccactgtgtccagctgatttttgtatttttagcagagatgtgatttcaccgtgttggccaggctgatctccaactcctgacctcaggcgatccgcccccTTCagctcctaaagtgttgggattacaggtgtgagccaccgtgcccggccgggctCCAGACTCCAGACTCTTTACTCCTAACAACCCACTCTTAGCCCTGCAGGAGCTTGTTAGGACCAGGCCAGGTCCATGTGCACGGAACAACCAAAAAAATggcaagacttttttttctattgtgagTTTATTTTGTGTGAAGCCAAAGTTGGTAGCATAGTATGCTTCACAGAGGCTGAGCATATATTATAGAACTCAAAGCTGTTATTATTTACAGTTGGGagttgagattttaaaataaaggagaaaagaaaaatgtaaacaggaACAGAGTGAATACATCTGTTAATTTCTGCAACCCAGCCCTTGGAGATGTTCAGTGGTGATCTTCCTGCAGAGTTGAATTTCTCTTCACAAGCCTCTGGCAGATGAGGAGCCCTCTCTGAGGACCAGCTCTTGGTCGCTGGGGTTGGGAAAAGGTCCCTCTTGGCCAAGTTTGAGGCGAGGATGCACGAGCCGTTGGCCACAGGGGTGCTGGGCTCCACCAGTACAGCTGGAGTGTTGGGCCACAGCCTGGGCTTTGGCACTGAGAGCCTCTGGGCTGGCCTAACGAAAGCGATTTCTAGCGTCTTCCTTCAATGCTGTTTTCTGCCTCTTGTTTTCAGGGGAATTCACTGCGGGATTTGTTCAGTTCAGGGTATTTAATAACGAGAGAGCAGCCAACGCCTTGTG includes:
- the ITLN1 gene encoding intelectin-1, whose protein sequence is MNQLSFLLFLIAATRGWSTDEAKTYSEERTCSSSPSLPRSCKEIKDECPSAFDGLYFLRTENGVIYQTFCDMTSGGGGWTLVASVHENDMRGKCTVGDRWSSQQGSKADYPEGDGNWANYNTFGSAEAATSDDYKNPGYYDIQAKDLGIWHVPNKSPMQHWRNSSLLRYRTNTGFLQRLGHNLFGIYQKYPVKYGEGKCWTDNGPAIPVVYDFGDAQKTASYYSPYGQREFTAGFVQFRVFNNERAANALCAGMRVTGCNTEHHCIGGGGYFPESSPSQCGDFSGFDWSGYGTHVGYSSSREITEAAVLLFYR